The Mycobacterium seoulense genome has a window encoding:
- a CDS encoding aldehyde dehydrogenase family protein, which produces MTTSSVATPTVPFNAESRLYIDGKLRDSLTGMTADNINPATEEVLGVATDAGAEDMQAAIGAARRAFDSTDWSTNHEFRQHCLMQLHEALQAEKEDIRAELVAEVGAPLSSTYIAQLEWPIVDAVRWPARYISEFPWERALPDGVLLGAPYHRKVVKEAVGVVGAITPWNFPFEIISNKVAQILATGNTMVLKPAIETPWSGLRWGRIVAEKTDIPAGVFNVVPTSDNDVAQLLATDPRVDMVSFTGSTAVGKLIQRLSAETMKRTLLELGGKSAYMVLDDADMEAVLPGCMGALIHSGQGCGLTTRMLVPRQVYDQAVEVATATFAAVPVGDPTDPATFCGPLVSAKQRDRVLNYIEIGKQQGGRVTVGGGRPDGLDCGYFVAPTVFADVDPSHRLFQEEIFGPVITITPYDGGDDGLVELANNSTYGLSGAVMGSPDRAMAVAGRIRTGTLNLNGAMFYGADAPFGGYKMSGLGRQNGHEGFEQHLETKTIGYTSA; this is translated from the coding sequence ATGACGACTTCGTCGGTTGCCACTCCGACAGTTCCGTTCAATGCCGAATCCCGCTTGTACATCGACGGGAAGTTGCGGGACTCGTTGACCGGAATGACCGCCGACAACATCAATCCGGCCACCGAAGAGGTGCTGGGCGTGGCGACCGACGCCGGCGCAGAGGATATGCAGGCGGCGATTGGCGCTGCGCGGCGCGCCTTCGACAGCACCGACTGGTCGACGAATCACGAGTTCCGTCAGCACTGCCTGATGCAACTCCACGAAGCCCTCCAGGCGGAGAAAGAGGACATCCGCGCCGAGCTCGTCGCCGAGGTGGGTGCGCCGCTTTCGTCGACATACATTGCGCAGCTCGAGTGGCCGATCGTTGACGCCGTTCGGTGGCCGGCCCGGTACATCTCGGAGTTTCCTTGGGAGCGGGCACTTCCCGACGGTGTGCTGCTGGGCGCGCCGTATCACCGTAAGGTCGTCAAGGAAGCGGTCGGCGTCGTCGGTGCTATCACGCCGTGGAACTTTCCGTTCGAGATCATCAGCAACAAGGTGGCGCAGATCCTCGCGACCGGCAACACCATGGTGCTCAAACCGGCGATCGAGACGCCATGGAGCGGGCTGCGCTGGGGCCGTATCGTCGCGGAGAAGACCGACATCCCAGCGGGTGTGTTCAATGTCGTTCCAACGTCCGACAACGACGTCGCGCAGCTGCTCGCCACCGACCCGCGCGTGGACATGGTTTCCTTCACCGGCTCGACGGCGGTCGGCAAGTTGATTCAAAGACTGTCCGCCGAGACCATGAAGCGAACTCTGCTCGAGCTCGGCGGCAAATCGGCGTACATGGTGCTCGATGACGCTGACATGGAGGCGGTTCTGCCGGGCTGTATGGGAGCGCTCATCCATTCCGGCCAAGGCTGCGGATTGACCACGCGAATGCTGGTACCGCGGCAGGTCTACGACCAGGCGGTCGAAGTTGCCACTGCGACCTTTGCGGCGGTTCCGGTCGGTGACCCTACCGATCCTGCGACGTTCTGCGGTCCGTTGGTGTCGGCCAAGCAACGTGACCGCGTGTTGAATTACATCGAGATCGGCAAGCAGCAAGGGGGCCGGGTGACAGTCGGCGGGGGAAGGCCTGACGGGCTGGACTGTGGGTACTTTGTGGCGCCGACCGTTTTCGCCGATGTGGACCCAAGTCACCGTCTGTTCCAGGAGGAGATCTTCGGGCCGGTCATCACGATCACCCCCTATGACGGCGGCGACGATGGTCTGGTCGAGCTGGCGAATAATTCAACCTACGGTTTGTCGGGTGCGGTGATGGGATCGCCCGATCGCGCCATGGCGGTGGCCGGGCGAATCCGCACCGGCACGTTGAATCTCAACGGTGCCATGTTCTACGGCGCCGACGCACCGTTCGGCGGTTACAAGATGAGTGGGCTGGGCAGGCAAAACGGTCACGAAGGCTTCGAACAGCATCTTGAGACCAAGACGATTGGATACACCAGCGCATGA
- a CDS encoding class I adenylate-forming enzyme family protein, producing MAPGTVVEQLEAGALERPDSPLLLEPTGAVLTLGEVSCLSAAAARWLAAHGINSTMTVAWQLPSHCAAAVLMLALSRSVSVQVPVLHLFRQREVAAALEIASADVLIVDETTQHNAPSNTPVICLPSDFLDVLRTMPDDQPSETAANFRSDCPRWVFFTSGTSGRPKGVRHSDKSLLTAARGYVKYLGLGSAPDDVGTINFPIAHVGGIFYVSCALIGRFSVLLLPRVGPDIAAVLAANRVTFTGSSTAFYQMLLSAQLSSGSNAPVIPTLRMLIGGGAPCPPELHEKIRLVLGVPVLHGYGMTEAPAITASPASDSFEQQSHSAGRAVPGAEVRIAESGEVEVRGDVLTPGYVDDGQWASSVTPEGWLRTGDTGYLRTDGRLVITGRIKDLIIRKGENIAPAEIENELLAHPLIDTVAVLGLADEARGELVCAVVQRSPKHRDVTLEEICRFLDERGLMKQKWPERLYILDAFPLTGLGKVAKRELAKQLTA from the coding sequence GTGGCCCCAGGCACGGTCGTCGAACAGCTTGAAGCTGGTGCACTGGAGCGCCCCGACAGCCCCCTCCTGCTCGAACCCACCGGCGCGGTACTGACCCTCGGTGAGGTGTCCTGCCTGTCCGCTGCCGCGGCACGCTGGTTGGCCGCACACGGCATCAATAGCACCATGACCGTCGCTTGGCAGCTACCCAGTCACTGCGCTGCCGCAGTCCTGATGCTGGCGCTGTCGCGAAGCGTGTCCGTCCAGGTCCCGGTGCTGCACTTGTTCCGACAGCGTGAGGTAGCCGCCGCACTCGAAATCGCCAGCGCCGACGTGTTGATCGTTGACGAGACCACACAGCACAACGCACCATCGAATACACCCGTGATTTGCCTGCCCTCCGATTTCCTCGACGTCCTTCGGACCATGCCCGATGACCAGCCATCAGAGACTGCAGCGAACTTCCGGTCGGACTGCCCGCGATGGGTCTTCTTCACGTCCGGAACGAGCGGGCGCCCGAAAGGGGTGCGACACAGCGACAAGTCGCTGTTGACCGCGGCGCGTGGCTACGTGAAGTATCTCGGGCTGGGATCCGCGCCCGACGACGTTGGGACCATCAACTTTCCCATCGCACACGTTGGCGGCATCTTCTATGTCTCGTGCGCCCTTATCGGGAGGTTCTCGGTGCTGTTGCTGCCGCGGGTCGGGCCGGACATCGCCGCAGTGCTTGCAGCCAATCGAGTGACGTTCACTGGCTCAAGTACGGCGTTCTACCAGATGCTGCTCTCCGCACAGCTCTCCTCGGGCAGTAATGCTCCCGTCATTCCCACACTTCGCATGCTGATCGGTGGCGGTGCACCCTGCCCACCAGAGCTGCACGAGAAGATCAGACTCGTGCTCGGGGTGCCCGTACTGCACGGCTACGGCATGACTGAAGCCCCCGCTATTACCGCCAGCCCGGCGTCGGACAGCTTTGAGCAGCAGTCGCACAGCGCGGGCCGCGCCGTTCCCGGCGCCGAAGTCCGTATCGCGGAGTCGGGAGAGGTCGAAGTGCGCGGCGATGTCCTGACACCCGGCTATGTCGATGATGGGCAATGGGCCTCATCTGTCACGCCGGAAGGCTGGCTCCGAACCGGGGACACGGGATACCTGCGGACCGACGGCCGGCTGGTGATCACCGGTCGGATCAAGGATCTGATCATTCGAAAGGGTGAGAACATTGCTCCCGCCGAGATCGAGAACGAACTGCTCGCGCACCCGCTCATCGACACCGTCGCCGTACTGGGCCTTGCCGACGAGGCACGCGGCGAGCTCGTCTGCGCGGTCGTCCAACGATCACCCAAGCACCGCGATGTCACACTCGAAGAGATCTGCCGTTTCCTTGATGAACGGGGCTTGATGAAGCAGAAGTGGCCCGAGCGGCTTTACATACTCGATGCGTTTCCACTCACCGGTTTGGGCAAGGTCGCGAAGCGTGAACTTGCTAAGCAGTTGACGGCCTGA
- a CDS encoding NAD(P)-dependent oxidoreductase — MSRVGFFGVGQMGAPMVSRLLDRGQHEVVLYARRPEVCEPHVARGAGLAGSLKELARASDVLIVCLFSDLQLRETAFGEEGFLGHLPEGAIFVSHTTGSPALVADIAQTAPHIRVVDGPISGDSEDIFQGRLTVLLGGEPDPVDTARDVVGAYADPIIATGALGSALLVKLLNNLLFAANSQLLAGTAAAGAELGLDEGSLLAALSACSGSSAALQRVRQVGGLAPFEGRVTPYLRKDVATAIALAEEMGVSIDFVRGVAEKGPLAVT, encoded by the coding sequence ATGTCACGAGTCGGTTTCTTCGGTGTCGGTCAAATGGGTGCGCCGATGGTGTCGCGGCTGCTCGATCGCGGTCAGCACGAAGTCGTACTCTATGCGCGCCGACCCGAGGTATGCGAACCTCATGTCGCGCGTGGGGCTGGTTTGGCCGGCTCGCTCAAGGAGCTCGCGCGAGCCAGTGACGTGTTGATCGTGTGTCTGTTCTCTGATCTGCAGCTGCGTGAAACGGCTTTTGGCGAGGAGGGTTTCCTTGGTCATCTGCCCGAGGGTGCGATCTTTGTTTCGCATACGACGGGTAGTCCGGCGCTCGTCGCCGACATCGCCCAGACAGCGCCGCATATTCGGGTGGTCGACGGGCCGATCAGTGGAGATTCGGAAGACATTTTTCAGGGCAGGCTCACGGTCCTGTTGGGCGGGGAACCTGACCCGGTCGATACTGCGCGCGACGTGGTGGGTGCTTACGCCGATCCCATCATTGCGACCGGTGCGCTGGGCAGCGCGTTGCTGGTCAAGCTGCTCAATAACCTTCTGTTCGCGGCGAATTCGCAATTGCTGGCGGGTACCGCCGCAGCCGGAGCAGAGTTGGGCTTGGACGAGGGGTCGTTACTCGCCGCGTTGAGTGCGTGTAGCGGCAGTAGCGCGGCCCTTCAGCGTGTGCGGCAGGTCGGCGGTCTTGCTCCTTTCGAGGGCCGCGTGACGCCGTATCTGCGTAAGGACGTCGCGACGGCGATCGCGCTGGCCGAGGAGATGGGTGTGTCGATCGACTTTGTGCGCGGTGTCGCGGAAAAAGGACCACTGGCCGTGACGTGA
- a CDS encoding cytochrome P450 codes for MTTIDSGTEAASTDLDHHSAYFRENNFAIYYEFRDRCPVLHSTAWDGFWLFLGYDAIVDAAQDAELFGNGVEKAVPALSPDPLIPIDIDPPLHGACRRIVLPRFSPGAAQRWRPRIRQLAAELVDDFIETGRADIVQQLTTPLPARWILQMLGLDDSRWPEWVEWIHSAIHDRSHDPERASNGVMNIYGAIVTAMQHRRTNGFGDDLISVILQAEVDGAPLTEEQRIGYIFLLLLAGMDTTSGLTGNALVRLEEDPALRQQLIDDPELLDAATEEFLRHDTPTQGLYRVVKRDCEFHGHKLRAGDRVMLMFASGNRDPKVFDEPEEIDLTRSPNRHLAFSLGAHRCLGSNFARVMFQEMISEILARLPDFAIDGEIVRFEDAGEVYAVRHLPIRFTPGPRLNPGSGP; via the coding sequence ATGACGACTATCGACTCAGGCACCGAGGCCGCCTCGACCGACCTCGACCACCATTCGGCGTACTTCCGGGAGAACAATTTCGCGATCTACTATGAGTTTCGCGATCGTTGCCCGGTTTTGCACTCGACCGCATGGGATGGGTTCTGGCTGTTTCTCGGGTACGACGCGATCGTCGACGCCGCGCAGGACGCCGAGTTGTTCGGCAATGGCGTGGAGAAAGCGGTGCCGGCGCTGTCCCCGGATCCGTTGATTCCCATCGACATCGATCCACCGCTGCACGGCGCATGCCGCCGTATCGTATTGCCACGCTTTTCCCCGGGCGCTGCCCAGCGTTGGAGGCCGCGAATTCGCCAGTTAGCGGCGGAGTTGGTCGACGACTTCATCGAGACCGGCCGAGCCGACATCGTCCAACAGCTGACCACCCCACTGCCAGCGCGCTGGATCCTGCAGATGTTGGGTCTGGACGACAGCCGTTGGCCGGAATGGGTGGAGTGGATCCATTCCGCCATTCATGACCGCTCGCACGACCCCGAGCGGGCCAGCAATGGCGTCATGAATATTTACGGCGCCATCGTGACCGCGATGCAGCATCGGCGGACCAACGGTTTCGGCGACGACTTGATCAGTGTCATCCTGCAAGCCGAAGTCGACGGCGCGCCGCTCACCGAGGAGCAGCGGATCGGGTACATCTTCCTCCTGCTGCTTGCCGGTATGGACACGACGAGCGGACTGACCGGTAATGCGCTGGTTCGGCTCGAAGAAGATCCGGCATTGCGTCAGCAGTTGATTGACGATCCCGAGCTTCTCGATGCTGCGACCGAGGAGTTCCTCCGGCACGACACTCCCACGCAGGGGCTCTATCGAGTCGTCAAACGGGACTGTGAATTTCACGGTCACAAGCTGCGTGCGGGAGACCGGGTCATGTTGATGTTCGCCTCGGGCAACCGCGATCCGAAGGTGTTCGACGAGCCTGAGGAGATCGACCTGACCCGTTCGCCGAACCGCCACCTCGCGTTCAGCCTCGGCGCTCACCGTTGTCTCGGCTCCAACTTCGCCCGGGTGATGTTCCAGGAGATGATCTCCGAAATCCTCGCCCGTCTACCCGATTTCGCGATCGACGGCGAAATCGTGCGGTTTGAGGACGCTGGTGAGGTCTACGCTGTCCGCCATTTGCCCATCCGTTTCACGCCGGGTCCTCGTCTTAATCCCGGTTCGGGGCCATGA
- a CDS encoding ferredoxin, producing MRVAVDPQRCRGHARCLTIAPNAFEFLDLEERAVTSQNGIALEDKDLIRRAEQECPERAITIDDLKDA from the coding sequence ATGAGGGTCGCGGTGGACCCGCAGCGATGTCGAGGACATGCACGCTGCTTGACGATAGCGCCCAACGCCTTCGAATTCCTCGACCTCGAAGAGCGAGCGGTGACGAGCCAAAACGGAATCGCGCTCGAGGACAAAGATTTGATCCGAAGAGCCGAACAGGAATGTCCCGAGCGGGCGATCACGATCGACGACCTAAAGGACGCGTGA
- a CDS encoding amidohydrolase family protein translates to MPLQDTHQIVSVDDHLIEHPRVWQDRLPQKYREAGPKIVEINGQHLWSYDNTLYPTIGLNAVAGKPPQEWGTDPVRYEDMIPGCYDPAARVADMDLDGVQAALCFPSFPGFAGGTFYRGNDRELALLCVKAWNDFHIDEWCATAPDRFIPLGLLPVWDIDACVVEAERLASKGARTVSFPDSPVSLGLPSFHSDHWDNLWQVCSDAGMPLALHFGSGGYVPGFSFSGTSTFQNDLANQDVSAPFAVAIALFATNLMWSTVDLLFSGKLQKFPNLQISLSEGGIGWVPYILERTDYVWERHRYYQPIDFDARPSDLFRSHFWGCFIDDEHGLTNRHAIGVDRITLEIDFPHSDSNWPNSRKRAAEVLATVPDDECALIVEDNARRMLNFPRTAEPQPAANV, encoded by the coding sequence ATGCCGTTACAAGACACCCATCAGATCGTGTCGGTCGATGACCACCTCATCGAGCATCCACGTGTGTGGCAAGACCGCTTGCCGCAGAAGTATCGGGAGGCCGGACCCAAGATCGTCGAGATCAACGGCCAGCATTTGTGGTCGTATGACAACACGCTGTATCCGACGATCGGGCTGAACGCGGTTGCGGGCAAGCCACCGCAGGAGTGGGGCACCGATCCGGTGCGCTACGAGGATATGATTCCCGGTTGCTACGATCCTGCGGCGCGGGTGGCGGACATGGACCTCGATGGGGTGCAGGCGGCGTTGTGCTTTCCCTCCTTCCCGGGGTTTGCGGGGGGGACGTTTTATCGGGGTAACGATCGCGAGCTGGCTCTGCTGTGCGTGAAGGCGTGGAACGATTTTCACATCGACGAGTGGTGCGCGACGGCGCCGGACCGGTTCATTCCGCTTGGTTTGCTTCCGGTCTGGGACATCGACGCGTGCGTCGTCGAGGCCGAGCGTCTGGCCTCGAAGGGGGCGCGTACTGTGTCGTTTCCGGACAGCCCGGTGTCGTTGGGTCTGCCGTCGTTTCACTCAGATCACTGGGACAATCTGTGGCAGGTGTGCTCGGACGCGGGCATGCCGCTGGCACTGCATTTCGGGTCGGGCGGTTACGTTCCCGGATTCTCGTTCTCGGGGACGAGCACATTCCAGAATGATCTGGCTAACCAAGACGTTTCGGCGCCCTTCGCGGTGGCGATTGCGTTGTTTGCGACCAATCTCATGTGGTCAACCGTCGATCTGCTGTTCTCCGGCAAACTGCAGAAGTTTCCGAACCTTCAGATCTCGTTATCCGAAGGCGGTATCGGTTGGGTGCCTTACATTTTGGAGCGCACGGACTACGTGTGGGAGCGTCACCGCTACTACCAGCCGATCGATTTCGACGCGCGCCCTTCTGATCTGTTCCGTTCCCACTTCTGGGGCTGCTTTATCGATGATGAGCACGGATTGACCAACCGCCATGCGATCGGTGTTGATCGCATCACCTTGGAGATCGACTTCCCGCACTCGGATTCGAACTGGCCGAACTCGCGCAAGCGTGCGGCCGAAGTGCTTGCCACGGTGCCCGATGACGAATGTGCGCTCATCGTCGAGGACAACGCGCGGCGCATGCTCAACTTCCCAAGGACGGCCGAGCCGCAACCCGCCGCCAATGTGTAG
- a CDS encoding TetR/AcrR family transcriptional regulator, with amino-acid sequence MPPTAEARRQRSDARANYERIVHAGRELFAAKGTATHADVARAAGIGKATVFRVFPSREAMISAFLEPQTIWIEARVCEAILQARQGDPWTALAEALYDVIHRIRQDRIAGMVFDVDTHAVGDDAHRLATLSDELIALGIRAGRVRSEVTSRDLRRLIRGLALALSSEQEARPEEWDRCVELTLAACAVQQGKHSHAP; translated from the coding sequence ATGCCACCGACAGCCGAAGCGCGACGACAGCGGTCCGATGCACGCGCCAACTACGAGCGCATCGTCCATGCCGGGCGAGAGTTGTTCGCCGCCAAGGGCACTGCCACTCACGCAGATGTCGCGCGCGCGGCAGGCATCGGCAAGGCCACGGTGTTCCGGGTCTTCCCCAGCCGGGAGGCGATGATCTCGGCCTTTCTTGAACCGCAAACGATTTGGATCGAGGCGCGCGTTTGTGAGGCGATTCTGCAGGCACGCCAGGGCGATCCATGGACGGCGCTGGCCGAGGCGTTGTACGACGTCATCCATCGCATTCGCCAGGACCGCATCGCCGGCATGGTGTTCGATGTCGACACGCATGCCGTCGGTGATGACGCGCATCGACTCGCGACGTTGAGCGACGAGCTGATCGCATTGGGGATCCGCGCCGGCCGGGTGCGTTCTGAGGTGACCTCACGCGACTTACGCCGGCTGATTCGAGGCCTGGCGCTGGCTCTGTCGTCCGAACAGGAAGCCCGTCCCGAGGAATGGGATCGGTGCGTCGAGTTGACGCTGGCAGCGTGCGCCGTACAGCAAGGGAAACACTCGCATGCCCCCTGA
- a CDS encoding carboxymuconolactone decarboxylase family protein: protein MSERIQAGLEVFAQLCPDIAAKIGEGKSEPRFGDELGILSADNLFGALWTRPGLDWRSRSLVTIGALIALRANDQLREHFQIGLRNGLTRAELEEVIYHLSGYLGFPAAANASQVAAGAIGAHKTDEPIGASK, encoded by the coding sequence ATGTCAGAACGCATACAAGCGGGGCTGGAAGTGTTCGCCCAACTCTGCCCCGATATCGCTGCCAAAATCGGTGAGGGCAAGAGCGAGCCGCGGTTCGGTGACGAACTCGGCATTCTCAGCGCCGACAATCTGTTCGGTGCGTTGTGGACGCGGCCCGGCCTGGACTGGCGGTCTCGTAGCCTCGTCACCATCGGTGCCCTGATCGCGCTCCGCGCCAACGACCAGTTGAGGGAACACTTCCAGATCGGGCTTCGCAACGGTCTTACGCGCGCCGAGTTGGAAGAAGTCATCTACCACCTGTCGGGTTATCTGGGATTCCCGGCGGCCGCCAATGCCAGTCAGGTTGCGGCCGGCGCAATCGGCGCCCACAAGACCGACGAGCCGATTGGAGCATCGAAGTGA
- a CDS encoding SDR family NAD(P)-dependent oxidoreductase: protein MTGRLDGKVAVVVGGGQSAGATIGNGRAACITFAREGATVLVADRVLESAESTVKMIHDEGGTAAAIEVDVTATADVEGLAARVRSDYGRVDVLHNNVGIISTGATDEIDLDFWNRMFAINLDGIWQVIKHLGPIMREQGSGSIINISSLASFLAGPENIGYATSKAALNSMSRSFAKEYAKHHVRVNVIAPGAVETPIGVDQLVERTGLSREKVMEMRDSTVPLGKQGSAFDVAKAAVFLASDDAAWITGIILPVDGGATLSIIPT from the coding sequence GTGACCGGGAGACTCGACGGCAAGGTCGCGGTCGTTGTCGGCGGTGGTCAATCCGCCGGGGCCACGATCGGAAACGGGCGTGCGGCATGCATCACGTTCGCCCGCGAGGGCGCAACAGTTCTAGTGGCCGATCGTGTGCTGGAGAGCGCCGAGTCCACCGTGAAGATGATCCATGACGAGGGCGGTACCGCGGCGGCGATCGAAGTGGACGTCACCGCGACGGCAGACGTGGAAGGCCTTGCCGCACGCGTCCGCTCGGACTATGGCCGCGTCGACGTGCTGCACAACAATGTCGGTATTATCTCGACCGGCGCCACGGACGAGATCGATCTGGACTTCTGGAACCGCATGTTCGCGATCAACCTCGACGGAATATGGCAGGTCATCAAGCATCTCGGACCCATCATGCGCGAACAGGGGTCAGGGTCGATCATCAACATCTCGTCGTTGGCCTCGTTTCTCGCCGGGCCGGAGAACATCGGATACGCGACCTCGAAAGCAGCGCTGAACTCCATGTCGAGGTCGTTCGCCAAGGAGTACGCCAAACATCATGTGCGGGTGAATGTGATCGCCCCCGGAGCCGTGGAAACGCCGATTGGCGTTGATCAACTGGTCGAGCGCACAGGCCTCAGCCGCGAGAAGGTCATGGAGATGCGGGACTCCACCGTACCTTTGGGCAAACAGGGCAGCGCCTTCGACGTCGCCAAGGCAGCCGTGTTCCTTGCGTCCGACGATGCCGCGTGGATCACCGGGATCATCCTTCCGGTTGACGGCGGCGCCACCCTGAGCATCATCCCGACGTAG
- a CDS encoding cytochrome c oxidase subunit 3 gives MIATADRETRARATEPKRIPGEEGIWVFVLGDMTVFALFFATFMYSRAKNPELFARDHASLNVALGTMNTVLLLSSSLFVALAVQQVLTGVHRSALRLFGAALACGLGFVVVKAVEWLHLFGNGKTVGSGEFFSYYFMFTGIHLAHVLIGCVVLSRLITVSRKPQLSGRDTMLCEAGGIFWHMVDLLWVVLFALFYLMR, from the coding sequence ATGATCGCAACGGCCGACCGCGAGACACGGGCACGGGCCACAGAACCCAAACGCATTCCCGGCGAGGAAGGGATTTGGGTATTCGTCCTCGGCGACATGACGGTGTTCGCGCTGTTTTTCGCCACGTTCATGTACTCACGCGCCAAGAACCCTGAGCTCTTCGCCCGCGATCACGCGAGCCTGAACGTCGCCCTGGGCACCATGAACACCGTGCTGCTACTGAGCAGTTCGTTGTTTGTCGCATTGGCCGTACAGCAAGTCCTCACTGGTGTGCACCGCTCAGCGCTCCGGCTGTTCGGTGCCGCGCTCGCATGCGGACTGGGCTTCGTCGTTGTGAAGGCCGTGGAGTGGTTGCATCTGTTCGGTAACGGCAAGACCGTCGGCAGCGGCGAGTTCTTCTCGTATTACTTCATGTTCACCGGTATACATCTGGCGCACGTGTTGATCGGCTGCGTGGTGCTGAGCCGGCTCATCACGGTCAGCCGCAAGCCACAGCTGAGTGGGCGCGACACGATGCTGTGCGAGGCCGGCGGCATCTTCTGGCACATGGTCGACCTGCTGTGGGTCGTACTGTTCGCTCTCTTCTATCTGATGCGGTGA
- a CDS encoding cytochrome C oxidase subunit IV family protein gives MTRRVTLVWAALIGLTFASFTVGVEQGAGVASAAAVVIIGLALSKVRLIGLHFMDIRAAPCTLRLIFEGYVLVVFATLVTLDLVVS, from the coding sequence ATGACGCGCCGGGTGACTCTGGTATGGGCCGCGCTCATCGGCCTCACGTTCGCATCGTTCACCGTTGGGGTCGAACAGGGCGCCGGCGTGGCATCGGCGGCCGCCGTGGTCATCATCGGCCTCGCGCTGTCCAAAGTGCGGCTGATCGGCCTGCATTTCATGGATATCCGGGCCGCTCCGTGCACACTGCGCCTCATATTCGAGGGCTACGTCCTCGTAGTGTTTGCCACGCTGGTGACGTTGGACCTCGTCGTGTCCTAG